A genome region from Melospiza melodia melodia isolate bMelMel2 chromosome 26, bMelMel2.pri, whole genome shotgun sequence includes the following:
- the AKR7A2 gene encoding aflatoxin B1 aldehyde reductase member 2, with product MAAVAGGGARPAVVLGAMEMGRRAGPEASAELLRAFLRRRYRLVDTAFMYAGGESERILGTLLAGGTEPVEVATKANPWDGKTLKAESVRSQLDTSLERLQRTSVELFYLHAPDHGTPVEETLRACNELHKEGKFKELGLSNYASWEVAEICTICKYNNWVMPTVYQGMYNATTRQVEAELFPCLRHFGLRFYAYNPLAGGLLTGKYKYEDKDTRQPTGRFFGNDWAQAYRDRYWKKHNFEGIALVEKALKEAYGSSAPSLASAALRWLYHHSKLQGSLGDAVIIGMSNMEQLEQNLNYSEEGPLLPPVVQAFEQAWNLSAHDCPNYFR from the exons atggcggcggtggcgggcggcggggcccggcccgcGGTGGTGCTGGGCGCGATGGAGATGGGCCGGCGAGCGGGGCCCGAGGCGAGCGCCGAGCTGCTCCGCGCCTTCCTGCGCCGCCGGTACCGCCTCGTCGACACTGCCTTCATGTACGCGGGCGGAGAGTCCGAGCGCATCCTGGGCACGCTGCTGGCCGGCGGCACCGAGCCCG TGGAAGTGGCCACCAAGGCCAACCCGTGGGACGGGAAGACGCTGAAGGCGGAGAGCGTGCGCTCCCAGCTGGACACgtccctggagaggctgcagAGGACGAGTGTGGAGCTCTTCTACCTCCACGCTCCTGACCACGGCACCCCGGTGGAGGAAACCCTGCGTGCCTGCAACGAGCTGCACAAAGAG GGGAAGTTTAAAGAGCTTGGCCTGTCAAACTACGCCTCATGGGAGGTGGCAGAAATCTGCACCATCTGCAAGTACAACAACTGGGTGATGCCAACTGTGTACCAG GGAATGTACAACGCGACCACGCGCCAGGTGGAGGCCGAGCTGTTCCCCTGCCTCAGGCACTTCGGGCTGCGCTTCTACGCCTACAACCCGCTGGCAG GGGGGCTGCTGACCGGCAAGTACAAGTACGAGGACAAGGACACGCGCCAGCCCACCGGGAGGTTTTTTGGGAATGACTGGGCTCAGGCCTACAGGGACAG GTACTGGAAAAAACACAATTTTGAGGGAATTGCACTAGTAGAAAAAGCTCTGAAAGAGGCTTATGGCTCCTCtgcacccagcctggcctctgctgCTCTGCGCTGGCTCTACCACCACTCCAAACTGCAG GGTTCTCTTGGAGATGCAGTGATCATTGGCATGTCCAacatggagcagctggagcagaacCTCAACTACAGCGAGGAGGGGCCGCTGCTGCCGCCCGTGGTGCAGGCGTTCGAGCAGGCCTGGAACCTGAGCGCCCACGACTGCCCCAACTACTTCCGCTAG